Proteins found in one Muntiacus reevesi chromosome 2, mMunRee1.1, whole genome shotgun sequence genomic segment:
- the HAS3 gene encoding hyaluronan synthase 3: protein MPVQLTTALRVVGTSLFALAVLGGILAAYVTGYQFIHTEKHYLSFGLYGAILGLHLLIQSLFAFLEHRRMRRAGRTLKLPSPLRRSVALCIAAYQEDPDYLRKCLRSAQRIAFPDLKVVLVVDGNRQEDAYMLDIFHEVLGGTEQAGFFVWRSNFHEAGEGETEASLQEGMDRVRDVVRASTFSCIMQKWGGKREVMYTAFKALGDSVDYIQVCDSDTVLDPACTIEMLRVLEEDPQVGGVGGDVQILNKYDSWISFLSSVRYWMAFNVERACQSYFGCVQCISGPLGMYRNSLLQQFLEDWYHQKFLGSKCSFGDDRHLTNRVLSLGYRTKYTARSKCLTETPTKYLRWLNQQTRWSKSYFREWLYNSLWFHKHHLWMTYESVVTGFFPFFLIATVIQLFYRGRIWNILLFLLTVQLVGIIKATYACFLRGNAEMIFMSLYSLLYMSSLLPAKIFAIATINKSGWGTSGRKTIVVNFIGLIPVSIWVAVLLGGLAYTAYCQDLFSETELAFLVSGAILYGCYWVALLMLYLAIIARRCGKKPEQYSLAFAEV, encoded by the exons ATGCCGGTGCAGCTGACAACAGCCCTGCGCGTGGTGGGCACCAGCCTGTTTGCCTTGGCAGTGCTGGGTGGGATCCTGGCAGCTTATGTGACAGGCTACCAGTTCATCCATACAGAAAAACACTATCTGTCCTTCGGGCTGTACGGTGCCATCCTGGGCCTGCACCTGCTCATCCAGAGCCTATTTGCCTTCCTGGAGCACCGGCGCATGCGGCGGGCAGGCCGGACCCTGAAGCTGCCCTCCCCACTGCGGCGCTCAGTGGCGCTCTGCATCGCTGCGTACCAGGAGGACCCCGACTACCTGCGCAAGTGCCTGCGCTCAGCCCAGCGCATCGCCTTCCCCGACCTCAAAGTGGTCCTGGTGGTGGACGGCAACCGCCAGGAGGATGCCTACATGCTGGACATCTTCCATGAGGTGCTCGGGGGCACCGAGCAAGCCGGCTTCTTTGTGTGGCGCAGCAATTTCCATGAGGCGGGTGAGGGCGAGACGGAGGCcagcctgcaggagggcatggacCGCGTTCGGGACGTGGTGCGGGCCAGCACCTTCTCGTGCATCATGCAGAAGTGGGGAGGCAAGCGAGAGGTCATGTACACAGCCTTCAAGGCCCTTGGTGATTCGGTGGACTACATCCAG GTTTGTGACTCTGACACTGTGCTGGATCCAGCCTGCACCATTGAGATGCTTCGAGTCCTGGAGGAGGACCCTCAAGTAGGGGGAGTCGGGGGAGATGTCCAG ATCCTCAACAAGTACGATTCATGGATCTCCTTCCTGAGCAGTGTGCGGTACTGGATGGCCTTCAACGTGGAGCGGGCTTGCCAGTCCTACTTTGGCTGCGTGCAGTGCATCAGCGGGCCCTTGGGCATGTACCGCAACAGCCTCCTTCAGCAATTCCTGGAGGACTGGTACCACCAGAAGTTTCTGGGCAGCAAGTGCAGCTTTGGGGATGACCGGCACCTCACCAACCGAGTCCTGAGTCTCGGCTACAGGACTAAGTATACAGCTCGCTCTAAATGCCTCACGGAGACCCCCACCAAGTACCTCCGGTGGCTCAATCAGCAGACCCGCTGGAGCAAGTCTTACTTCCGGGAGTGGCTCTACAACTCTCTGTGGTTCCACAAGCACCACCTCTGGATGACCTACGAGTCAGTGGTCACGGGtttcttccccttcttcctcaTTGCCACGGTCATACAGCTCTTCTACCGGGGCCGCATCTGGAACATTCTCCTCTTTCTGCTGACAGTGCAGCTAGTGGGCATTATCAAGGCCACCTACGCCTGCTTCCTGCGAGGCAACGCAGAGATGATCTTCATGTCGCTCTACTCCCTTCTCTATATGTCCAGCCTCCTGCCGGCCAAGATCTTTGCCATTGCTACCATCAACAAGTCTGGCTGGGGCACCTCTGGCCGAAAAACCATTGTGGTGAACTTCATTGGCCTCATCCCTGTGTCCATCTGGGTGGCAGTCCTCCTTGGGGGGCTGGCCTACACAGCTTACTGCCAGGATCTGTTCAGTGAGACAGAGCTGGCCTTCCTGGTCTCTGGGGCCATCCTGTATGGCTGCTACTGGGTGGCCCTCCTCATGCTGTACCTGGCCATCATCGCCCGGCGATGTGGGAAGAAGCCAGAACAGTATAGCTTAGCCTTTGCTGAGGTGTGA
- the DERPC gene encoding decreased expression in renal and prostate cancer protein has protein sequence MKEPRIFPRERPTPWTRAPLPPRGRLDGSLGPQGGPVLNTGHPLGMNSDPFLMAGSSLGGNLAPFPRNPTPFPTSSGSLASNPAPFPAGARDPGLASFPRGMNPTGTGAVSFPRPGGLLGPSPGSTLNPRAGALPGPGPLSNPRLGGLPGPGPVSNPRPSGLLGTGPDLRSGGPMGPGSGPSLRAGVLLTSGNGPPNPRPVGLGPGPSPSLRSGFVGTNPAPRSSMFPGPGLGPNPRSSGLGPGLGPNPRAGGLGPGPNLDARAGGLLGTGSGLNLRMAGPQGLDLAPILRAAGLLGANSASFSQASGNMGTSPSSMARLPGPIGPNSGPGSRGISLPGPNPSPLSRAPGPIGPNSAHFARPAGPMGVNANPFPRGTGSGGLNPAAFSQSSNTLASNPINFQRAAGLQGSSPAVFPRASGPLGPNPANFPRATGLQGPSPATFPRSTGPLGPGPVTFPRPAPGPLGSSPAGPVGINPAPFARPTGTLGVNPASFPRMNGPVSKTLVPFPRVGSLPGTNPAAFPRPGGPMAAMYPNGMLPP, from the coding sequence ATGAAAGAGCCTCGGATTTTCCCTCGAGAGCGGCCAACTCCTTGGACTCGTGCCCCCCTGCCACCTCGAGGACGGCTGGACGGTTCCCTGGGACCCCAGGGGGGTCCTGTTCTAAACACAGGCCACCCACTGGGCATGAACTCTGATCCCTTCCTTATGGCAGGCAGTTCTCTTGGTGGAAATTTGGCCCCGTTTCCAAGGAACCCCACTCCTTTTCCCACTTCATCAGGCTCACTGGCTTCAAATCCAGCACCTTTCCCTGCTGGTGCTCGTGACCCGGGCCTGGCTTCTTTCCCAAGAGGGATGAACCCCACTGGCACAGGTGCAGTTTCTTTCCCAAGGCCAGGTGGTCTCTTGGGCCCAAGCCCAGGGTCAACTCTGAATCCTAGGGCAGGggctcttccaggcccagggcctCTGTCTAACCCAAGGCTAGGGGGTCTCCCAGGGCCAGGTCCAGTGTCCAACCCAAGGCCAAGTGGTCTTCTGGGAACAGGTCCTGACCTCAGAAGTGGTGGCCCCATGGGCCCTGGATCTGGACCCAGCCTGAGAGCAGGTGTCCTGTTGACTTCTGGAAATGGTCCTCCCAATCCTAGACCTGTTGGCCTGGGCCCTGGACCGAGTCCCAGTCTGAGGTCAGGCTTTGTAGGTACAAACCCTGCCCCGAGGTCAAGTATGTTTCCAGGTCCTGGCCTTGGGCCCAACCCAAGATCAAGTGGCCTGGGCCCAGGCCTTGGGCCTAATCCAAGGGCAGGTGGCCTGGGCCCAGGCCCTAATCTGGATGCCAGAGCAGGTGGCCTCTTGGGCACAGGATCTGGTCTTAACTTAAGAATGGCTGGGCCTCAAGGCCTAGATCTTGCTCCCATTCTAAGAGCAGCAGGTCTTTTAGGAGCAAATTCAGCTTCTTTCTCACAGGCTTCTGGAAACATGGGCACAAGCCCATCTTCCATGGCCAGACTTCCTGGCCCCATAGGCCCAAATTCAGGGCCTGGCTCTCGGGGAATTAGCCTTCCAGGGCCAAATCCATCTCCCCTGTCAAGGGCTCCTGGCCCCATTGGCCCTAATTCAGCTCATTTTGCAAGGCCTGCTGGCCCTATGGGAGTAAATGCTAATCCCTTTCCAAGGGGGACAGGTTCAGGGGGGTTGAACCCAGCTGCCTTCTCTCAGTCTTCTAACACATTGGCTTCAAACCCAATTAACTTCCAGCGGGCTGCTGGCCTCCAGGGTTCAAGTCCAGCAGTTTTCCCAAGAGCCTCTGGGCCACTAGGTCCCAACCCAGCTAACTTCCCAAGGGCCACTGGCTTACAGGGTCCAAGTCCAGCTACCTTCCCCAGGTCTACTGGCCCATTAGGCCCTGGTCCGGTTACCTTCCCCAGGCCAGCTCCAGGGCCCCTAGGCTCTTCGCCAGCAGGCCCCGTGGGTATCAACCCAGCTCCTTTTGCAAGGCCAACTGGGACCCTGGGTGTAAATCCAGCTTCCTTTCCAAGAATGAATGGCCCTGTGAGCAAGACTTTGGTTCCATTTCCTAGAGTGGGGAGCCTCCCTGGCACAAACCCAGCTGCTTTCCCCAGACCAGGGGGTCCAATGGCTGCAATGTACCCAAATGGAATGTTACCCCCTTAA
- the CHTF8 gene encoding chromosome transmission fidelity protein 8 homolog, with product MVQIVISSAGAGGLAEWVLMELQGEIEARHSTGLAGNLLGDLHYTTEGTPVLIVGHHILYGKIIHLERPFAVLVKHTPGQDCDALDSESGTRYLVTALIKNKILFKTRPKPIITNVPRKV from the exons ATGGTGCAGATTGTTATTTCCAG TGCTGGGGCTGGAGGCCTGGCAGAATGGGTGCTGATGGAGCTACAGGGGGAGATCGAGGCTCGCCACAGCACTGGATTAGCTGGAAACCTCCTGGGAGACCTACATTACACCACTGAG GGAACCCCTGTGCTGATCGTGGGGCATCACATCCTGTACGGGAAGATCATCCACCTGGAGAGACCTTTTGCCGTCCTTGTTAAACACACCCCTGGGCAGGACTGTGATGCACTTGACAGTGAGAGTGGCACCCGGTACCTGGTGACAGCACTCATCAAAAACAAGATCCTTTTTAAGACTCGCCCCAAGCCCATCATCACCAACGTCCCCAGGAAAGTATGA